The following proteins are co-located in the Longimicrobiales bacterium genome:
- a CDS encoding prolyl oligopeptidase family serine peptidase, whose amino-acid sequence MPARSLRLLLSATVLLCTAHGLAAQQRTPLESFFNVASPLELTAAKSADRIAWNVYEAGLRNVYTATAPDFEPVRLTSFADDDGRDVNGVRLSDDGSIAVFVRGHAPNRDGWVANPTHEPRGVERAIWAVRTAGGTPWRLAEGGAPALSPDGSVVLYLKDGQIYRVRVEQAGARDEYDRGEAPLIRSMGTQTDVQWSPDGSKVAFVSQRGDHSFIGLYDVATDLLRWVSPGVDCDSNPMWSPDGRQLMFLRRPGTPFGRMQQAPSGPSGIRPQTCTTGGRGQGQPDGRDTTLNQRHVPGLYDGVLPDGSVLAIMQADVDAVGDIDSPPARVIWRNVPGDSSFTRMSRVQRVGTHVVFQMNPDDDEWDRYWSIDVRVPQQQPVLLTTTDGLIEDATSVAFSSDGRTMYYSTNADDIERRHIWAVPVAGGEPRRVSTGTDVETYPQPLSSGDGIAALHFGARTPASVAIVPAAGGPARRVYPDLSDFPVAAHVIPEIVWLEAADGAKFSNQIFLPKDLRAGEKRPAIVFVHGGPRRQMMPAYHYMQFYHWSYAINQWLADQGYVVMSVNYRRGVGYGRSFTNADSAQARGNAEYRDVLAAGQYLQTRGDVDPARVGIWGLSYGGLLAAQALARNSDIFVAGVDMAGVHLYGSALDSTELSYRSSAISEIGNWTSPVFLVHGDDDRNVNFAQTVGLVQLLRAHDIEHELIVVPDDVHESLLHSRWIYTWNRMGDFLRRHVWNRGVAAQ is encoded by the coding sequence ATGCCCGCGCGTTCGCTCCGGCTGCTCCTGTCGGCGACCGTCCTGCTCTGCACCGCCCATGGCCTCGCCGCACAGCAGCGCACACCGCTCGAATCGTTCTTCAACGTCGCCTCACCGCTCGAGCTGACCGCGGCGAAGTCTGCCGACCGCATCGCGTGGAACGTCTACGAGGCCGGCCTGCGCAACGTGTACACAGCGACCGCGCCGGATTTCGAGCCGGTCCGCCTCACGTCGTTCGCGGACGACGATGGACGCGATGTGAATGGTGTGCGCCTGTCCGATGACGGATCGATTGCCGTGTTCGTCCGCGGCCACGCGCCGAACCGCGATGGCTGGGTCGCGAACCCGACACATGAGCCGCGCGGCGTAGAGCGGGCGATATGGGCCGTGCGCACGGCCGGCGGGACGCCCTGGCGGCTCGCGGAGGGTGGCGCCCCCGCGCTTTCGCCTGATGGGAGCGTCGTCCTGTATCTGAAGGATGGTCAGATCTATCGCGTACGGGTCGAGCAGGCCGGGGCGCGGGATGAGTACGATCGCGGCGAGGCGCCGCTGATCCGCTCGATGGGCACACAGACCGATGTGCAATGGTCGCCCGACGGGTCGAAGGTCGCGTTCGTGAGCCAGCGCGGCGACCACTCCTTCATTGGCCTCTACGATGTGGCCACGGACCTGCTGCGCTGGGTCTCGCCGGGCGTGGACTGTGATTCGAACCCGATGTGGTCGCCGGACGGCCGGCAGCTCATGTTCCTGCGCCGGCCGGGCACCCCGTTCGGCCGCATGCAGCAGGCGCCGTCAGGCCCGTCCGGCATCCGACCCCAGACGTGCACGACCGGAGGTCGCGGTCAGGGCCAGCCGGACGGACGCGACACGACGCTGAACCAGCGGCACGTGCCGGGCCTCTATGACGGCGTCCTCCCCGACGGGTCCGTTCTCGCGATCATGCAGGCTGATGTCGATGCGGTAGGTGACATTGACTCGCCGCCCGCGCGTGTGATCTGGCGCAACGTGCCGGGAGACTCGTCGTTCACGCGCATGAGCCGCGTGCAGCGCGTGGGCACCCACGTCGTTTTTCAAATGAATCCGGACGACGACGAGTGGGATCGCTACTGGTCGATCGACGTCAGGGTGCCGCAGCAGCAGCCGGTGCTGCTCACGACGACGGACGGGCTGATCGAGGATGCGACGTCGGTAGCGTTCTCCAGTGACGGTCGCACGATGTACTACAGCACCAACGCGGATGACATCGAGCGGCGCCACATCTGGGCCGTCCCCGTGGCGGGCGGGGAGCCGCGCCGCGTGTCGACAGGTACGGACGTGGAGACGTATCCGCAGCCGCTGTCGTCCGGCGACGGCATCGCCGCTCTGCATTTCGGCGCCCGGACGCCTGCATCGGTCGCGATCGTGCCCGCGGCGGGAGGACCAGCCCGGCGAGTGTACCCCGACCTGAGCGACTTCCCGGTCGCTGCCCACGTCATTCCGGAGATCGTCTGGCTCGAGGCGGCGGACGGCGCGAAGTTCAGCAACCAGATATTCCTGCCGAAGGACCTGCGCGCCGGTGAGAAGCGCCCGGCCATCGTGTTCGTTCACGGCGGGCCGCGTCGCCAGATGATGCCGGCGTATCACTACATGCAGTTCTACCACTGGTCGTATGCGATCAATCAGTGGCTCGCCGATCAGGGCTATGTCGTCATGTCGGTCAACTACCGCCGCGGCGTCGGCTATGGCAGGTCATTCACGAACGCCGACAGCGCCCAGGCGCGCGGCAACGCCGAATACCGGGATGTCCTCGCGGCCGGGCAGTACCTGCAGACGCGCGGCGATGTCGATCCTGCGCGCGTCGGGATATGGGGTCTGTCCTACGGCGGATTGCTCGCCGCCCAGGCGCTCGCCCGCAACTCCGATATCTTCGTCGCAGGCGTCGACATGGCCGGCGTGCATCTGTACGGCTCGGCGCTCGACTCGACCGAGCTGTCATACCGTTCATCGGCCATTTCCGAGATCGGCAACTGGACGTCACCCGTGTTTCTGGTGCACGGCGATGATGACCGGAATGTCAACTTCGCGCAGACGGTCGGCCTCGTTCAGCTCCTGCGCGCGCACGACATCGAGCACGAGCTCATTGTCGTACCGGACGACGTGCACGAGTCCCTGCTGCACAGCCGCTGGATCTACACGTGGAACCGGATGGGTGATTTCCTCAGGCGGCACGTCTGGAACCGCGGTGTTGCTGCGCAGTAG
- a CDS encoding glycosyltransferase has translation MQSVRGMICLLHGYLLDGSGSNLWTRSIARALVRDGATIHLVCQEPHPEQYDFINEAYEYATDGTVEKVLDRETEYTGRCIMHQPLLGDTLPVYVWDAYEEFEHVVPMTELGVDELEDYLHRNVEVVARVVRENGITVMHANHALLMTVVAQRVSAWTGVPYAVMPHGSALEYAVKPDARLRRLAAEAFEHADRVLVISDETAQRAVAAFGDSVTDLEAKLSRLDLGVDTAAFQPIERSERAANIERVGALLETVARGRTPEQSAALKRALANGSVADACDAVGAYTAKNPDADVEAKLASIDWATDQVLAFVGRLIPAKGIHAVIAALPLMLARAPRLRLVVVGHGPLREPLEAFVHALAHGDRSLAGAVLDHAATIEAGEPEHLRAVNIFWESLRENGELETYWAAAERYMKPDTVIFTGYLTHREMAWLLPCCDAAVFPSMVIESGPLVFLEALASGVFPIGTYFGGMKVKIDRAAPALDEAHRALMKVRPDADHITADIAATVPAALDVAGRYRRQLRAVADEHYDWRPIARRLRMLLEDVGEAAKASGPV, from the coding sequence ATGCAAAGCGTGCGCGGCATGATCTGTCTATTGCACGGCTATCTGCTCGACGGCTCCGGCAGCAATCTCTGGACGCGGTCCATTGCGCGGGCACTGGTGCGCGATGGCGCGACGATCCATCTCGTCTGTCAGGAGCCCCATCCGGAGCAGTACGATTTCATAAACGAGGCATACGAGTACGCGACGGACGGCACGGTCGAGAAGGTGCTGGACCGTGAGACGGAGTACACGGGCCGCTGCATCATGCATCAGCCGCTGCTGGGTGATACGCTGCCGGTGTACGTGTGGGATGCGTACGAGGAGTTCGAGCACGTCGTGCCGATGACGGAACTCGGCGTTGATGAGCTGGAGGATTATCTGCATCGCAACGTCGAAGTGGTCGCGCGCGTGGTACGGGAGAACGGCATCACCGTCATGCACGCGAATCATGCGCTGCTGATGACGGTGGTGGCGCAGCGGGTCTCTGCGTGGACGGGCGTGCCATACGCCGTGATGCCGCATGGCAGCGCGCTGGAGTATGCGGTGAAGCCGGATGCGCGGCTGCGCAGGCTGGCCGCGGAAGCTTTCGAGCACGCGGACCGGGTGCTGGTGATCAGCGACGAGACCGCCCAGCGGGCGGTGGCGGCGTTCGGGGATTCGGTGACGGATCTGGAGGCGAAGCTGTCCCGTCTGGACCTGGGCGTAGATACGGCGGCTTTCCAGCCGATCGAACGGTCGGAGCGAGCCGCGAACATCGAGCGCGTCGGCGCCTTGCTGGAGACAGTCGCGCGCGGGCGCACACCGGAGCAGTCGGCTGCCCTGAAGCGGGCGCTCGCCAACGGGTCGGTGGCGGATGCGTGCGACGCGGTCGGCGCCTATACAGCAAAGAATCCGGACGCCGATGTCGAGGCGAAGCTCGCATCGATCGACTGGGCGACCGACCAGGTGCTCGCATTCGTCGGTCGCCTCATACCGGCCAAGGGCATCCACGCCGTCATCGCGGCCCTGCCGCTCATGCTCGCGCGCGCGCCGCGCCTGAGACTGGTCGTGGTGGGGCACGGTCCGCTCCGCGAGCCGCTGGAAGCGTTCGTCCACGCACTCGCTCACGGCGACCGCAGTCTTGCCGGCGCCGTGCTCGATCACGCAGCGACGATCGAGGCGGGTGAGCCGGAGCATCTCCGGGCGGTGAATATCTTCTGGGAGTCGCTCCGCGAGAACGGTGAGCTGGAGACCTACTGGGCTGCCGCGGAACGCTACATGAAGCCGGATACGGTGATTTTCACGGGCTACCTGACGCACCGCGAGATGGCGTGGCTGCTGCCCTGCTGCGATGCCGCCGTGTTCCCATCCATGGTGATCGAGTCCGGACCCCTGGTATTCCTGGAGGCGCTCGCGTCCGGCGTATTCCCGATCGGCACATACTTCGGGGGCATGAAGGTCAAGATCGACCGCGCCGCGCCCGCGCTCGATGAAGCGCACCGTGCGCTCATGAAGGTGCGGCCCGATGCCGATCACATCACGGCCGACATCGCGGCGACCGTGCCGGCCGCGCTCGACGTGGCGGGCCGGTATCGCCGCCAGCTGCGTGCAGTTGCGGATGAGCACTACGACTGGCGGCCGATCGCGCGGCGGCTGCGCATGCTGCTCGAAGACGTGGGCGAAGCGGCGAAGGCGTCCGGCCCCGTCTGA